The following proteins come from a genomic window of Mariniflexile sp. TRM1-10:
- a CDS encoding sigma-54-dependent transcriptional regulator produces MKHILLIEDDVTFSEMLKHFLERHKYVVDLSYNIHNASLLLKKQNYDLVFTDLRLPDGDGISLLKQIKNNNDIPVVLMTSYAEVSTAVQAMKQGAFDYISKPFNPSEVLEVISNALEVKKADTIASEHTPQKNNSNSNADFVTGISSASKTLSEYIHLVAPTNMSVLITGESGTGKEVVAKNIHLKSLRGDKPFVAVDCGAIPKELASSEFFGHKKGSFTGAINDKIGHFEAANGGTLFLDEVGNLSYENQIQLLRALQERKVKPIGSSEEIFVDIRLVTATNEDLLEAVEKGDFREDLYHRLNEFSIRVPSLKDRHDDLILYADFFLEMANKQLNKSVVGFSKDVLTLFQSYHWPGNLRELSNTIKRATLLTQTDIIDKSVLPVELIHIKKSNVLLNKFSTKENEKELIISALQEVDNNKTQAAKLLNITRKTLYNKMKEYSLN; encoded by the coding sequence TTAATAGAAGATGATGTGACATTTTCTGAAATGTTAAAGCATTTCCTTGAACGTCATAAATATGTAGTTGATCTAAGTTATAATATTCATAATGCCTCTCTTTTATTAAAAAAACAAAATTACGATTTGGTTTTTACCGATTTACGTCTTCCTGATGGCGATGGTATTAGCCTATTAAAGCAAATAAAGAATAATAATGATATTCCTGTGGTCTTAATGACGAGTTATGCCGAGGTATCTACAGCGGTACAGGCAATGAAACAGGGTGCATTCGATTATATTTCAAAACCTTTCAACCCAAGTGAAGTTTTGGAGGTTATTAGTAATGCTTTAGAAGTAAAAAAAGCAGATACTATTGCTTCAGAACATACCCCACAAAAGAATAACAGTAATTCCAATGCTGATTTTGTTACGGGCATCAGTTCAGCTTCAAAAACCTTAAGTGAATACATCCATTTGGTGGCGCCTACTAATATGTCGGTATTAATAACAGGTGAAAGCGGTACCGGAAAAGAAGTGGTTGCTAAAAATATTCATTTAAAAAGTTTACGTGGTGATAAGCCCTTTGTAGCGGTTGATTGTGGAGCCATACCAAAAGAGCTTGCTTCAAGTGAATTTTTTGGACACAAAAAAGGTTCTTTTACCGGTGCTATAAATGATAAAATAGGCCATTTTGAAGCGGCTAATGGTGGTACGCTTTTTTTAGATGAAGTTGGTAATTTATCTTATGAAAATCAAATACAACTGCTGCGTGCACTACAGGAAAGAAAGGTTAAGCCCATAGGAAGTAGTGAGGAAATTTTTGTTGATATACGCTTGGTTACTGCAACCAATGAAGATCTACTAGAGGCTGTTGAAAAAGGAGATTTTCGTGAAGATTTGTACCACCGTTTAAATGAGTTTTCTATAAGAGTGCCTAGTTTAAAAGATAGACATGACGACTTGATTTTGTATGCTGATTTCTTTTTGGAAATGGCAAACAAACAGTTAAATAAGTCAGTCGTAGGATTTTCAAAAGATGTGTTAACACTTTTCCAAAGTTATCATTGGCCGGGCAATTTAAGAGAATTATCAAATACCATAAAAAGAGCTACATTGTTAACACAGACAGACATTATTGATAAAAGTGTTTTACCTGTCGAATTGATTCACATAAAAAAAAGCAATGTGCTATTGAATAAATTTTCTACTAAAGAAAATGAAAAAGAGCTTATTATAAGTGCTTTGCAGGAAGTTGACAATAATAAAACGCAAGCGGCCAAATTATTAAACATCACTAGAAAAACCCTTTATAATAAAATGAAGGAATACAGCCTTAATTAA